TCCGGTGGGCACGACGGGACTGGATGGACCGGTAGGAACGACGGGGCTGGACGGCCCGGTGGGCACGACGGGACTGGATGGCCCAGTGGGGACAACAGGACTGGATGGCCCGGTGGGCACAACGGGACTGGATGGCCCAGTGGGAACGACAGGTCTGGACGGTCCGGTGGGCACAACAGGACTGGATGGTCCGGTGGGCACAACAGGGTTAGATGGTCCGGTGGGCACGACGGGTGTAGACGGTCCGGTGGGCACGACGGGACTGGATGGTCCGGTAGGAACGACGGGACTGGACGGTCCGGTGGGCACAACAGGTCTGGACGGTCCGGTAGGAACGACGGGATTGGACGGTCCAGTCGGAACAACAGGCCTGGATGGACCGGTAGGCACGACGGGTCTAGACGGTCCAGTGGGGACAACAGGTTTAGATGGTCCGGTGGGCACGACGGGACTGGATGGACCGGTAGGCACGACGGGTCTAGACGGTCCAGTGGGCACAACAGGACTCGACGGTCCGGTGGGCACAACAGGACTGGATGGACCAGTGGGGACAACAGGTTTAGACGGTCCAGTAGGAACGACGGGACTGGACGGCCCGGTGGGCACGACTGGACTGGATGGCCCAGTGGGAACGACAGGTCTGGACGGTCCAGTGGGCACAACAGGGTTAGATGGTCCAGTCGGTACGACAGGTTTAGACGGTCCGGTGGGAACGACGGGACTGGACGGTCCAGTAGGTACAACGGGACTCGACGGTCCAGTGGGGACGACAGGTCTGGATGGTCCGGTGGGCACAACAGGTCTGGACGGTCCGGTGGGAACGACGGGACTGGATGGTCCGGTCGGTACAACGGGACTGGATGGTCCAGTGGGAACGACAGGTCTGGACGGTCCGGTGGGCACAACAGGACTGGATGGTCCGGTGGGCACAACAGGGTTAGACGGTCCAGTGGGCACAACAGGTCTAGATGGACCAGTAGGAACGACGGGACTCGACGGCCCGGTAGGAACGACGGGACTCGACGGCCCGGTGGGGACAACAGGACTGGATGGCCCAGTGGGAACGACGGGACTGGATGGTCCGGTCGGTACAACGGGACTGGATGGTCCAGTAGGTACAACGGGACTGGATGGTCCAGTCGGCACGACGGGTCTGGATGGTCCAGTCGGCACAACAGGTTTAGACGGACCGGTGGGCACGACGGGACTGGACGGCCCGGTGGGCACAACAGGGTTAGATGGTCCGGTAGGAACGACGGGTCTGGACGGTCCGGTGGGCACGACGGGACTGGACGGACCGGTAGGCACGACGGGACTCGACGGTCCAGTGGGCACGACGGGACTGGATGGCCCAGTGGGAACGACAGGTCTAGACGGTCCAGTGGGCACAACAGGTTTAGACGGTCCGGTGGGCACGACGGGACTGGATGGTCCAGTGGGCACAACGGGTCTGGATGGCCCGGTGGGCACGACAGGTCTAGACGGTCCAGTGGGCACGACAGGTCTAGACGGTCCAGTGGGCACGACGGGACTGGATGGCCCAGTGGGAACAACGGGTCTGGACGGTCCAGTCGGCACGACAGGTCTAGACGGTCCGGTTGGTACAACAGGTTTAGATGGTCCAGTGGGCACAACGGGACTCGACGGTCCAGTGGGCACAACAGGTTTGGATGGCCCGGTGGGCACAACAGGTTTAGACGGTCCGGTGGGCACAACAGGACTGGACGGTCCAGTGGGCACGACAGGTCTAGATGGACCAGTAGGAACGACGGGACTCGACGGCCCGGTGGGCACAACGGGACTCGACGGTCCAGTGGGCACAACAGGTTTGGATGGCCCGGTGGGCACGACAGGGTTAGACGGTCCGGTGGGCACAACAGGACTGGACGGTCCAGTGGGCACGACAGGGTTAGACGGTCCGGTGGGCACGACAGGTCTAGACGGTCCAGTGGGCACGACGGGTCTGGATGGCCCGGTGGGCACGACAGGACTCGACGGTCCAGTGGGCACAACAGGATTAGACGGTCCGGTGGGCACGACGGGACTGGATGGTCCAGTGGGCACAACGGGTCTGGATGGCCCGGTGGGCACGACAGGTCTAGACGGTCCAGTGGGCACGACAGGTCTAGACGGTCCAGTGGGCACGACAGGTCTAGACGGTCCAGTGGGCACGACAGGTCTAGACGGTCCAGTGGGCACGACAGGTCTAGACGGTCCAGTGGGCACGACGGGACTGGATGGTCCGGTGGGCACGACGGGACTGGATGGCCCGGTGGGCACGACGGGACTGGATGGTCCAGTGGGCACAACGGGACTGGATGGTCCGGTGGGCACGACAGGTCTAGACGGTCCAGTGGGCACGACAGGTTTAGACGGTCCAGTGGGCACGACAGGACTCGACGGTCCGGTGGGCACGACGGGACTGGATGGTCCGGTGGGCACGACGGGACTGGATGGCCCGGTGGGCACGACGGGACTGGATGGCCCGGTGGGCACAACAGGTTTAGACGGTCCAGTAGGAACGACGGGACTCGACGGTCCAGTGGGCACAACAGGGTTCGATGGTCCAGTAGGTACAACAGGACTGGATGGTCCGGTGGGCACGACAGGTCTAGACGGTCCAGTGGGCACAACAGGTTTAGACGGCCCGGTGGGTACGACAGGTTTGGACGGCCCGGTGGGTACGACAGGTCTGGACGGTCCGGTCGGAACGACGGGACTGGATGGTCCAGTGGGAACGACGGGACTCGATGGTCCAGTGGGAACGACGGGACTTGATGGTCCGGTCGGTACAACGGGACTGGATGGTCCAGTAGGCACAACAGGGTTCGATGGTCCGGTGGGCACGACGGGTGTAGATGGACCGGTAGGAACGACGGGACTGGACGGTCCGATCGGCACGACGGGAATCACAGGTTCAACAGGACTCACCGGGTTAACAGGGGCTACGGGTACGACGGGTCCTCCAGGGGCTACGGGATTAAGTATTGTCGAAACAGGAGAGACAGGTGCAACAGGACTAACAGGGCCAACAGGAACTACAGGGGCTACTGGACCAACAGGAACAACAGGACCACAGGGGAAAAAGGGAATTGACGGCGCAAATGGAAATAACGGCGATGACGGTCGAACAGGAGCTACGGGATATACCGGTCTAACCGGAGCGACTGGATTCACAGGTCCAACCGGCATTACCGGATTATCAGGCCCGACAGGAACCACCGGGTATGCAGGCCCAACAGGGACGACCGGGCTGGCAGGTCCAGTTGGAGCTACGGGATATACAGGTGCTACAGGACCTACCGGGATTGGGATAGTGGGCCCGACGGGTTCCATGTCCCGAAGCTATGCACAATTTGCTTTTTATGAACCCGTGGCTGTAGCAACCAGTGATCATTTTCCTATTCCTCATTTCACTTACGTTAATACATCCAGCAGTGGTGATGCTATAGGTCCGGATAGTACGGATACAGATGCATTTGTTGTCCAAAGCGGAAGCTATCTAATCATGTATCAGGCCAATATTCAGTCTAGTGATATCAGACCGGCTGGTCTGGAACTTTTATTAGACGGCATGCCGGAATCTTTGTCTCAAATTGCCGCTCCAATGAACAACGTTGCTTCTATAGTACATGGAACCTATATCCTTGAAGCGGATGAACCCACAACAATCCAACTAGCCCTTATGTATGAGGGAACTTCTGTAACCAGTAGAGCCACAGGAATGCCTAATGCGTTTTTCGCGGCTAAAGTTACAATAGTTCTACTTGGTTAAAGTAACAATAAATATGAATATGAATTTGATTATGTAATCTAAGCGTTCAGTCAGGATCAGCATGAAACTAAGCTGATCTTGACTTTTTTATTGTATAGGAAACTATAGTTTCCTGCTGCTGCGGCAGAGGTGTGTGTAGATTTGTGGATAAGAGCTCTTGGAATGATTCGGAGGTAGGCTTAGAACCTATAGAATGGGAGGGTACAACGGCCTATGAACCAAATGTATGCGAAAAACAGCATACATTGTGCCCGCAAGGATGGCGTAAAGTAAGTTGTGTACCAAGATTTGGAGTCTAGTCAGACACCAAAAAAGTAGGGTATCCTCGGGATTGCGAAACCACCAAGGAGGAACCCTACCAATGAGTATTTTACCCGAAAGTTCTCTGAATAATCTATTTGAAAAACTTGTTAAAGATTTTGTGAAAGACAACATGGAACGCCTGTTGCGCGCCGAAATCCAGGGGTTTATGGACAGTGAAGAAGCCGGTGCCAGCAATAGTCGCAATGGCTACTATACGCGAGACTTACACACGAAATACGGCCATATCGAGGATCTTCAGGTGCCCCGGGACCGCCAAAGCCTTTTCCAGACGCAGATGTTTGAGCCGTACCAGCGGCGGGACGGATGGTTAGAAGAGGCCGTCATCCAAATGTACAAATCGGGCATGGGTACGCGGGATGTGGCCCGGTTCATTGAAAGTATGTTTGGCAGCCACTACTCCCCCACCACGGTCAGCAATATTACGGCTACGGTGCTGGACGATATCCACCAGTGGCAGAAACGGCCCCTGAGCAAACGGTACTCCGTGATCTACTTGGATGGGCTGTACGTGAAGCTGAAACGGGGCACGGTCCGTGGCGAAGTGGTCTACTTTGCGATGGGGATTGACGAGGAGGGACAGCGTCAAATTCTCGGGTTTTACGTGGGCGGCCAAGAGAGTTCGAATGGCTGGCGGGAGGTACTCAAAGACCTGTACGACCGCGGAGCGCAGGAAGTCCTGCTGGGTGTGTTTGACGGACTACCGGGGCTGGATGCGGCGTTTAAAGAGACCTATCCTCAGGCAGATGTACAGCATTGCGTAGTGCACAAAGTGCGGGCCACGTTCCCTAAAATCCGGATGGAGCACAAAACTGATGTCCTTGAAGCGTTGAAAACCGTATATACCGCACCGGATGAAGTGGTAGCCCGGGCTAACTTTGATACGGTCAAAGCGAAGTGGAACAAGCTATATCCGAAGGAAATGAGGTCCTGGGAGGAACAGTTATCCACACTCCTGACGTTCTACAAGTATCCGGAATCGATCCGTAAAGCGATCTACACGTCGAACCCCATCGAACGGATGAACAAGGAAATCCGCAAGCGTCTGAAACCGATGAACAGTCTGACGAACATGGATGCGGCAGAGAAAATCGTGTACCTGGAGATGCTGGAATACAATGAACGTCATGCAGGGCGGGTCGCCCAAGGCTTTGGCATGGATGCCGTTAAAAAGAAGCTAAAAGAGCTATTCGAAACACGCTATCCCTCTTTGCCCACACCGGAAGAGACATAGCAGAGAAATCCAGTTTCTGGGGGTCGGGGTTCCCCCTCCCCCCAGAAACACTACACCCCAACCCGTAACCCCGGGGAGGTACTTCTACTCTCTTACACAAACTTCTTGACGCTACCCCCGCAAGCAGGGAAATGGACCGAATGTATGGCTAAAACAGCATACATTGTGCCCGCAAGCAGGGAAATGGACCGAATGTATGGCTAAAACAGCATACATTGTGCCCGCAAGCAGGGAAATGGACCGAATGTATGGCTAAAACAGCATACATTGTGCCCGCAAGCAGGGAAATGGACCGAATGTATGGCTAAAACAGCATACATTGTGTTCGCTCGCAGGTAATCTTATTCACCCGTTAGGGTGATTTTGTTCAAATAAAAGAATGAATATGTTTCACACGATAACTTATCCTTATATTTCTCGCTGAAATGATACCGTCCTTAAAAGGACGGCAAAGCTGTTTCTACTTGTTGATCAGGAATTATGATGTTCGTTGGATTGAATAAGTTGTGCGCGTAGGCGCGTGAGCCGGATGTGGTTGAAAAACCGACCATAATAGTGATGCCGCAGGCGTTTTGTTCCTTTATTAAACATTAAGAAAGAAAAAAGGGATTTTCCTTAAATAGCTTGGACGGATTAACGAACCATTTATTCTGAACGGCATATGATGGACTATTCTAATCAAGAAAGGAGAGGATTGATTTGTCTCAAGCCAATCTGCCGAATATTACACCAACCATTTCTCTCACCAGAAATGACGCTATCAATATGATGCTATCGGCAATCGCGATGGAAGAACTGGGACTTAGCCATGTCATTAATGCAGAAGGAGAGAAGCTGCAATATGCACTGGGTACTCTTCCTGGAGTAACCGCTCCGGTCGTGAACATTTCCAATCTTCAGGACATTACTTCAAGCATAAGGAATATGCTGGGGGAGACGGTTAAAAGTGCTTGGTTACAGACCAGCCAACTAGAGAGTCTGCTTGCAGCACCTGTGGATTACGGGGCTACCGGAGTAACCGGACCAACAGGTCCAGACGAAGGTCCACCAGGTCCAAGAGGCCTGCCCGGTGTAACTGGAGACACCGGAGATGAGGGTGCTACAGGGGTGACCGGCCCCACCGGCGCTATTGGTCTAACCGGTCTGCCAGGTTTAACCGGAACCACAGGTCTCACAGGTGAAACAGGAGTGACTGGTGTGACTGGCATGACCGGGCTTACGGGTCTAACCGGAGCTACTGGTCTAACAGGAGAAACTGGACTTACAGGGCAAACGGGTGCCACGGGTCTGACAGGGTTAATGGGTCTGACCGGGGAAACGGGCGCAACCGGAGCGACTGGTCTTACCGGTGCTACAGGCTTACCTGGCGTCTCCGGTGTGCCTGAAATAGACCGGCTGGTATCTTATGTTACTGGAGCAACTGTAACTGCAGGTGATCCAGTGGTGTTTACCGATGACGGAGCTAATTCAGGTACGAGCATCTTTCGTGCTGGAGCAGGAACATTTAATTTACTGAATAATGATGTGGGGGGTGTAAATGAGCCTGCGCTATACTATGTCCAATATTCAGCAAATGCAGTTTCTGCAGCAGGCGCCGGGATGGACCTCGGGCTGCTTCTCAACGGAACCGGCATTGATGGAAGTCAGGCAACATCCGCTATTCTAGGAGCTCCAAATGTAGTGAAGGGCGGAAGCGTCTTTCCCACAGTTACAGCCGAGAATCCTAATACACTGGTAGTGTCAAATTTGGGGGACGATCTCACCAATCTCTCTGCTACCATCTCAATCATTAAATTGCTCTAACCCATCTTAATACAGAGGAGTTGATTCCATGTCTCAGGCGAACCTGCCTAATATCACCCCAACGATAAACATTAGTAGGGATGATGCTGTCAACCTGCTGCTGTCGTCCATTGCGATGGAAGAATTAGGGCTTAGCCATATCATTAATGCCGAAGGAGAGAAGCTGCAATATATCCTGGGCACCTTACCCGGGGTTACAGCTCCCGAGGCGACGATTGGCGAAGTGCTGGCTATGAATGATAGTGTAAGAAATATGATGCGCGACATTGTCAAGAAGGAATTTATTCTTACCAATAAGCTGGAAACAGTACTCTCAGCTTCTATAATGGTAGGTCCCACAGGGGCAACCGGTGTGACGGGGGATCCGGGTGGCCCTCCAGGACCCGTAGGAGCTCAAGGTATTGCCGGAGAACAAGGTCCAATAGGCCCCACTGGGCAAACGGGAGAGACGGGACTTACCGGCTTAACCGGACAGACGGGAATCACAGGTTTTACTGGGCTGACTGGAGAGACCGGAGAGACTGGTGACATGGGTTTAACCGGGCTTACCGGCTTAACCGGCTTAACCGGGCTTACCGGCTTAACCGGCTTAACCGGGCTTACCGGCTTAACCGGGCTTACCGGCTTAACCGGCTTAACTGGCTTAACCGGCTTAACCGGCTTAACCGGCTTAACCGGCTTAACCGGGGCGACTGGTGATACAGGAGACGCCTTCTTTGCCGACTATAGTTCTGCAGTAGCCAGCGAAGCTACTGTGGGTTCACCTGATGCAGTGATATGGAATGAACCAGGTCCGCAGAGCGGAAATATTATTCTTGATACGAATATTGGTAATTTCTTTGTACTACCGGTGAATTCTACT
The window above is part of the Paenibacillus sp. FSL H8-0048 genome. Proteins encoded here:
- a CDS encoding IS256 family transposase — protein: MSILPESSLNNLFEKLVKDFVKDNMERLLRAEIQGFMDSEEAGASNSRNGYYTRDLHTKYGHIEDLQVPRDRQSLFQTQMFEPYQRRDGWLEEAVIQMYKSGMGTRDVARFIESMFGSHYSPTTVSNITATVLDDIHQWQKRPLSKRYSVIYLDGLYVKLKRGTVRGEVVYFAMGIDEEGQRQILGFYVGGQESSNGWREVLKDLYDRGAQEVLLGVFDGLPGLDAAFKETYPQADVQHCVVHKVRATFPKIRMEHKTDVLEALKTVYTAPDEVVARANFDTVKAKWNKLYPKEMRSWEEQLSTLLTFYKYPESIRKAIYTSNPIERMNKEIRKRLKPMNSLTNMDAAEKIVYLEMLEYNERHAGRVAQGFGMDAVKKKLKELFETRYPSLPTPEET